One genomic window of Streptomyces sp. NBC_01498 includes the following:
- a CDS encoding MFS transporter, whose protein sequence is MSSTPVAAGPAATPTPAATPPASAAPTDTSATSAAVPAPSATPGATRPGRSSPTASPTASPAATLAVASAATTVALMNYTVPMLTLPDLAATFSTATSAQAWLLNGAPLGLAALLLVAGSLADDYGRRRLFLAGTLGLALTTALGALAGSTLTFTLARVAQGASSAAIIASSLGLLVHAFPPGPGRIRATGVWGAFVSAGIATGPLLAGWLGTYSWRLPYVVLAAAALAVTVLALRTLAESRSARGGRPDLLGAVVLGLAMTALLSALTLGRDGWLRTPVVLLLVAAAVLTGIFAAVERRGATPLIDPRLLGRRPFQAATSGALFSGLAVIGFFSYLPALLQRTLGISPLGAAGLFVTWSGTAFLVALQTRRLAGRVTARHQLALGFVLHAAGALAMLGAAASGSALRLVPGLVVAGVGGGLLNAALPRLSVESVPQERAAMGSGANNTARYIGSAAGVALMIAVATSASTPERGTDLAILVSTGLTLLGAALVLALRDGPRARG, encoded by the coding sequence ATGTCCTCCACGCCCGTGGCCGCGGGTCCTGCCGCCACACCCACCCCCGCCGCCACACCACCCGCCTCAGCCGCCCCCACGGACACCTCAGCCACCTCAGCCGCCGTCCCGGCCCCCTCCGCGACTCCCGGCGCCACCCGCCCCGGCAGGTCCTCCCCCACGGCCTCCCCTACGGCCTCCCCCGCCGCCACCCTCGCCGTCGCCAGCGCGGCCACGACCGTCGCGCTGATGAACTACACCGTCCCGATGCTCACCCTCCCCGACCTGGCCGCCACCTTCTCCACGGCGACCTCGGCCCAGGCATGGCTCCTGAACGGCGCCCCGCTCGGCCTCGCCGCCCTCCTCCTCGTCGCGGGCAGCCTCGCCGACGACTACGGCCGCCGCCGCCTCTTCCTCGCGGGCACCCTCGGCCTCGCCCTCACCACCGCGCTCGGCGCGCTGGCCGGCTCCACCCTCACGTTCACCCTCGCCCGCGTCGCCCAGGGCGCCTCCAGCGCCGCGATCATCGCCAGCAGCCTCGGCCTGCTCGTCCACGCCTTCCCGCCCGGCCCCGGCCGGATCAGAGCCACGGGCGTCTGGGGCGCGTTCGTGAGCGCAGGCATCGCCACCGGGCCGCTGCTCGCCGGCTGGCTGGGCACGTACAGCTGGCGGCTGCCGTACGTCGTACTCGCCGCCGCGGCGCTCGCCGTGACCGTCCTCGCCCTCCGTACGCTCGCCGAGTCCCGCTCCGCGCGCGGCGGCCGGCCCGACCTCCTGGGCGCCGTCGTACTCGGCCTGGCCATGACCGCGCTGCTGAGCGCGCTGACCCTGGGCCGCGACGGATGGCTCCGGACGCCCGTCGTCCTGCTGCTGGTGGCCGCCGCCGTACTGACCGGGATCTTCGCCGCCGTCGAGCGACGCGGCGCGACCCCGCTGATCGATCCGCGCCTGCTGGGCCGGCGGCCGTTCCAGGCGGCCACCTCGGGGGCCCTGTTCTCGGGGCTCGCGGTCATCGGGTTCTTCAGCTACCTGCCCGCGCTGCTCCAGCGCACCCTCGGCATATCCCCGCTGGGCGCGGCGGGACTCTTCGTGACCTGGTCGGGCACCGCGTTCCTGGTCGCCCTCCAGACCCGCCGCCTCGCGGGCCGGGTGACCGCCCGCCACCAGCTCGCACTGGGCTTCGTCCTGCACGCGGCCGGCGCCCTCGCCATGCTGGGCGCGGCGGCCTCGGGCTCCGCGCTGCGGCTGGTACCGGGGCTCGTCGTCGCGGGCGTGGGCGGCGGTCTGCTCAACGCCGCGCTGCCCCGCCTCTCGGTCGAGTCCGTCCCCCAGGAACGCGCCGCGATGGGCTCGGGCGCCAACAACACCGCCCGCTACATCGGCTCCGCCGCGGGCGTCGCGCTGATGATCGCCGTGGCCACCTCGGCGAGCACCCCCGAGCGCGGCACGGACCTCGCGATCCTGGTGTCCACCGGCCTGACACTGCTGGGCGCCGCCCTCGTCCTGGCGCTGCGGGACGGCCCGCGGGCGCGGGGCTGA
- a CDS encoding DUF6412 domain-containing protein has protein sequence MIRRATRSPRPASPLLLLLVGLLPVLLLDTGSLSAAVALAATAAASTAFAASAAVAARCAPAVPPTRVRTAIRDREQRTAFLPQRDPDARGRTRPRAPGRPVPTTA, from the coding sequence ATGATCCGACGCGCGACCCGGTCGCCGCGCCCCGCCTCCCCGCTGCTCCTCCTGCTCGTCGGCCTCCTCCCGGTGCTGCTCCTCGACACCGGCAGCCTCTCCGCCGCCGTCGCCCTCGCCGCCACCGCCGCGGCCTCCACCGCGTTCGCCGCCTCGGCCGCCGTCGCGGCCCGCTGCGCCCCCGCCGTACCGCCCACCCGGGTCCGTACGGCCATCCGCGACCGCGAGCAACGCACGGCGTTCCTGCCGCAGCGAGATCCCGACGCACGGGGCCGTACCAGGCCCCGGGCCCCCGGCCGTCCCGTCCCGACGACCGCGTAG
- a CDS encoding winged helix-turn-helix transcriptional regulator: MALGKDYATQQCSIARALEIVGERWTLLVVRDAFYGVRRYNDFLVHLGIPRAVLATRLRGLEEAGVLEKRRYQESPPRDEYVLTERGIALWPVLRSLGHWGREHIEGVLPMRVFRHAACGTELGSYGECPACRTAVAPHDVEVLPGPGLDPDPDDPVSRALLGPRRLLLPVETDRV; encoded by the coding sequence ATGGCCCTCGGCAAGGACTACGCGACCCAGCAGTGCTCGATCGCGCGGGCGCTGGAGATCGTCGGCGAGCGCTGGACCCTGCTCGTCGTACGCGACGCGTTCTACGGCGTGCGCCGCTACAACGACTTCCTCGTCCACCTCGGCATCCCGCGCGCCGTCCTCGCCACCCGCCTCCGCGGCCTGGAGGAGGCCGGAGTCCTGGAGAAGCGGCGCTACCAGGAGTCGCCCCCGCGCGACGAGTACGTGCTGACCGAGCGCGGCATCGCCCTCTGGCCCGTCCTGCGCTCCCTCGGTCACTGGGGCCGTGAACACATCGAGGGCGTCCTGCCGATGCGCGTGTTCCGGCACGCCGCCTGCGGGACGGAACTGGGCTCGTACGGCGAGTGCCCCGCCTGCCGTACCGCCGTAGCGCCGCACGACGTCGAGGTGCTGCCGGGACCCGGGCTCGATCCGGACCCGGACGATCCGGTGAGCCGGGCACTGCTCGGTCCCCGGCGGCTGCTTCTGCCCGTCGAAACGGATCGTGTATAA